In a genomic window of Dehalococcoidia bacterium:
- a CDS encoding iron-sulfur cluster assembly accessory protein, which translates to MTSKIPLNTIKISEKASQKVKEFAARDSLNKFGLKVAVRAGGCSGLEYVLDIVDGPDENDKVITQNGLEVYIPKKAYVFLAGTFLDYTDGLNGKGFEFVNPNAKSSCGCGDSFSV; encoded by the coding sequence ATGACTAGTAAAATCCCACTAAATACAATAAAGATTTCTGAAAAGGCTTCTCAGAAGGTTAAAGAGTTTGCTGCTAGAGATTCATTGAATAAATTTGGTTTGAAAGTAGCTGTTAGAGCAGGTGGATGCTCAGGGCTTGAATATGTTCTTGATATAGTTGATGGTCCTGATGAAAATGATAAAGTAATAACTCAAAATGGACTAGAAGTTTATATTCCTAAGAAAGCATATGTTTTTTTAGCTGGAACCTTCCTTGATTATACTGATGGACTCAATGGAAAAGGATTTGAGTTTGTAAATCCTAATGCTAAATCATCATGCGGATGTGGAGACTCTTTTTCTGTCTAA
- a CDS encoding TlpA family protein disulfide reductase, with protein MKIINSKNLIIIISFLFLVLFFSLMIAGSVSEKTPKINLGVNSILGEVSISAPEGTKFSLETIDGKRINLSDYKGKPLVIDFWSSWCGPCIKEAYILSDAQKEWSFRGINFVGIAVWDQPNEIQEFINKYDIQYDIIIDNNGSTAVDFGVIAVPEKFFVKSDGSFAFKINGPNNKKSLDGYLERLLQEDKDNGN; from the coding sequence TTGAAAATAATTAATTCTAAAAATCTAATAATAATAATTTCTTTTCTCTTTCTAGTTTTATTTTTTTCATTAATGATTGCTGGAAGTGTTAGTGAAAAAACTCCAAAAATAAATTTGGGAGTAAATAGTATACTGGGAGAAGTTTCTATTTCTGCTCCAGAAGGTACTAAATTTAGTTTAGAAACTATTGATGGTAAAAGGATAAATTTATCTGATTATAAAGGTAAACCATTAGTGATTGATTTTTGGTCTTCTTGGTGCGGTCCATGCATCAAAGAGGCGTATATTTTATCTGATGCTCAAAAAGAATGGAGTTTTAGGGGAATAAATTTCGTTGGAATTGCGGTCTGGGATCAACCTAATGAAATCCAAGAATTTATAAATAAATACGATATTCAGTACGATATAATAATTGATAATAATGGTAGTACTGCAGTAGACTTTGGAGTAATAGCTGTACCTGAAAAATTTTTTGTTAAAAGCGATGGATCATTTGCATTTAAGATAAATGGTCCTAATAATAAAAAATCATTAGACGGTTACCTAGAGAGACTTTTGCAAGAGGATAAAGATAATGGCAATTAA
- a CDS encoding MaoC family dehydratase, with protein MINDYASASKDFNPIHLDEEFAEKSQFKKRIAHGMLTLSIIMEYLYKYYSEDWFNNSNFEGRFKNPVYSEEKIRIFHKENSIEGIGKNIKILCMNESGEEVVSASFTTE; from the coding sequence ATGATCAATGACTATGCCTCTGCATCAAAGGATTTTAACCCAATTCATTTGGATGAAGAATTTGCAGAAAAAAGTCAATTTAAGAAAAGAATAGCTCATGGAATGCTAACTCTTTCTATAATTATGGAGTATCTATATAAATACTATTCTGAAGATTGGTTCAATAATTCAAATTTTGAAGGAAGATTTAAGAATCCTGTATATTCAGAAGAAAAAATAAGAATATTCCATAAAGAAAATAGTATTGAAGGAATTGGGAAAAATATTAAAATTCTATGTATGAACGAAAGTGGTGAGGAAGTTGTTTCGGCTTCATTCACAACAGAATAA
- the plsX gene encoding phosphate acyltransferase PlsX, translated as MEKFNGVIALDAMGGDIGPSVTVPAAIRAITELGINVALVGDLKKIQKELEKYPQEISEKMKIIPSEGIVMEGESPVHAFRSKPKASVFVSAGLVKKGHADGFVSMGSSGASLAAATILFGTIDGIERGSIGGPVIGYSPEMIILDLGSNVDTKSTQLVDFAAIGNQVSKLMFNKDNPKVALLSVGSEEGKGNMLIKDSFELLSKSSLNFVGNIEPEDLFESKVDVVICDGFVGNILLKITEGLGKKISNEILYKNGDKDLAKEIFNKTNIVSESYGGGPIFGIKGIGIIGHGASKIDTIVSAINTARITIENDWVSKQIEAINKIRSETKGK; from the coding sequence ATGGAAAAATTTAATGGAGTTATAGCTTTAGATGCCATGGGTGGAGATATAGGTCCCAGTGTTACGGTTCCAGCTGCTATTAGAGCAATTACAGAATTAGGAATTAATGTAGCTCTAGTGGGAGATCTAAAAAAAATTCAAAAAGAGCTTGAAAAATATCCTCAAGAAATATCTGAAAAAATGAAAATCATACCTTCTGAAGGAATTGTTATGGAAGGAGAAAGTCCTGTTCATGCTTTTCGGTCTAAGCCGAAAGCATCAGTTTTTGTATCTGCTGGATTAGTCAAGAAAGGGCATGCTGACGGATTTGTTAGTATGGGTTCTTCAGGAGCTAGCTTAGCTGCTGCAACAATCTTATTTGGGACAATTGATGGAATTGAAAGGGGTTCAATTGGTGGACCAGTCATAGGTTATTCTCCTGAAATGATCATTTTAGATTTGGGATCAAATGTTGATACCAAATCTACTCAACTAGTCGACTTTGCGGCAATTGGTAATCAAGTTTCTAAATTGATGTTTAATAAAGATAATCCTAAAGTAGCTTTATTATCTGTTGGCTCTGAAGAAGGTAAAGGAAATATGCTTATAAAAGATTCATTTGAATTACTATCTAAAAGCTCTCTAAATTTTGTAGGTAATATAGAGCCAGAAGACTTATTTGAAAGTAAAGTAGATGTGGTTATTTGTGATGGATTTGTAGGGAATATATTACTGAAAATAACTGAAGGATTAGGGAAAAAAATATCAAATGAAATTTTATATAAAAATGGTGACAAAGATTTAGCTAAAGAAATTTTTAATAAAACAAATATAGTCTCAGAGTCATATGGAGGAGGACCTATATTTGGTATTAAAGGGATAGGTATAATAGGTCATGGAGCATCAAAAATAGACACTATCGTTAGTGCTATTAATACAGCTAGAATTACAATTGAAAATGATTGGGTTAGTAAGCAAATTGAGGCTATTAATAAAATAAGATCTGAAACTAAAGGAAAATAA
- a CDS encoding cytochrome c has product MILINKKLIAIYILSFFIFTGCIQQSNTYPVEIFSEMHYNQAYRDQEPPRVPAHPDSVPFKNIGENSELNMSKKVQSNYDGYELYSVNCAFCHGDNGGGYGPAADQITSKDNYWYSVTGESHKNPANLISSELSKENAVVFIKGGAGLMPAYKNMLTEEEIKSIVDYVWDDLR; this is encoded by the coding sequence TTGATCCTAATAAATAAAAAGTTAATAGCAATTTACATTTTATCTTTTTTTATATTTACTGGATGTATACAGCAATCTAATACTTATCCAGTAGAAATATTTAGTGAAATGCATTATAACCAAGCATACAGAGATCAAGAGCCTCCAAGAGTCCCTGCACATCCAGATAGTGTACCTTTCAAAAATATTGGAGAAAATTCAGAACTAAATATGAGTAAAAAAGTTCAATCTAATTACGATGGATATGAACTGTATTCTGTAAACTGTGCATTCTGTCACGGAGATAATGGTGGAGGATATGGACCTGCTGCAGATCAGATAACTTCAAAAGATAACTATTGGTATAGTGTCACAGGTGAATCTCATAAAAATCCAGCAAACTTGATATCATCAGAACTGAGTAAAGAAAATGCTGTTGTTTTCATAAAAGGTGGAGCAGGTTTAATGCCAGCTTACAAAAATATGTTAACTGAAGAAGAGATAAAATCTATTGTTGATTATGTTTGGGATGACTTACGTTAG
- a CDS encoding cob(I)yrinic acid a,c-diamide adenosyltransferase yields MARLYTKNGDKGETFLLFGKKVSKLDARVECYGAIDECISNLGAAYSLSSESKDKEISEIIIKLQRKLFIISSEIACPTEKYDELKKKYNYLTEEMILEIEQIIDKYQSITPKINYFVLPGGSLLSSFIDIARTSCRKSERLCVKVKDLKLLNNKNILIYLNRLSDLLFIIARYIDRDSEYLRATE; encoded by the coding sequence TTGGCTAGACTATATACAAAAAACGGAGATAAAGGAGAAACTTTTTTATTATTCGGCAAAAAAGTTTCAAAACTTGATGCAAGAGTTGAATGCTATGGAGCAATTGATGAATGTATTTCTAACTTAGGTGCAGCTTATTCCTTATCATCAGAAAGTAAAGATAAAGAAATTTCAGAAATAATAATTAAGTTACAAAGAAAACTTTTTATAATATCTTCTGAAATTGCCTGTCCAACTGAAAAGTATGATGAATTAAAGAAAAAATATAATTATCTAACAGAAGAAATGATATTAGAAATTGAACAAATTATTGATAAATATCAATCGATAACCCCTAAAATAAATTATTTTGTACTTCCTGGAGGCAGCTTATTATCATCTTTTATAGATATAGCTAGAACTTCTTGTAGAAAATCAGAAAGACTTTGTGTCAAAGTTAAGGACTTAAAACTATTAAATAATAAAAATATACTTATTTACCTAAATAGATTAAGTGATTTACTTTTTATCATAGCTAGATATATTGATAGGGATAGTGAATATCTAAGAGCAACGGAATAA
- the nrfD gene encoding polysulfide reductase NrfD, producing the protein MQQRDNENRLSQEYTNRVLLNGTLQTPRWWYPVFSVLLFFVVIGFILFGIQIKYGLGVTGLNRPIYWGLYITTFVFWVGISHAGIMISAILRITQAEWRRPVTRAAEILTIFSLATALVFPLIHAGRTWRIVYWLIPYDAARGIWPNIRSPLFMDPIAISTYLTGSTLFLFVALLPDLAVLRDKTTGFRKGFYTILALGWRGNPRQWKMQVVGGILLSALMLPIFVSVHSIVSWDFAVTTAVEGWHSTIFAPYFVIGAVHSGVSAVVTMMALMRWGWGWNDFIRPEHFDALARLLTVVATAWLGFTFLELLFALYGLDAPEIALREMQIFQYPWNILFLTFLLTGYILPVPMWLFKRVRTNIALMFWSSILVNIGMWLERFLIIVPGLARKSPFVFTWEAYSPSWFEWYVLFWSFCWVTMLMLLFSRVFPLVPLFEQKESEVFSDSIKIGRATVPTIFREEEEEEED; encoded by the coding sequence ATGCAACAAAGAGATAATGAAAATAGATTAAGTCAGGAATATACTAATAGAGTCCTCTTAAATGGTACCCTTCAAACTCCTAGATGGTGGTATCCAGTATTTTCTGTTTTACTTTTCTTTGTAGTAATTGGATTTATACTTTTTGGTATTCAGATAAAATATGGCCTTGGAGTCACTGGACTTAATCGACCTATTTACTGGGGGTTATATATTACAACTTTTGTTTTTTGGGTGGGTATATCTCATGCAGGAATTATGATTTCAGCAATTCTAAGAATAACTCAAGCAGAATGGAGAAGGCCTGTAACAAGAGCAGCTGAGATACTAACAATTTTTTCTCTTGCAACTGCTCTAGTTTTCCCACTAATTCATGCTGGAAGAACTTGGAGAATAGTATATTGGTTAATACCTTATGATGCAGCAAGAGGAATTTGGCCAAATATTCGTTCACCTTTGTTTATGGATCCTATTGCTATTTCTACATACTTGACTGGATCAACATTATTTTTATTTGTTGCTTTACTTCCGGATTTGGCTGTACTTAGAGATAAAACTACTGGTTTTAGAAAGGGATTTTACACAATCTTAGCCTTAGGGTGGAGAGGTAATCCTAGACAATGGAAAATGCAAGTTGTAGGAGGAATATTATTATCTGCGCTGATGCTACCCATATTTGTTTCTGTTCATTCTATAGTTTCATGGGATTTTGCAGTTACAACAGCCGTTGAAGGTTGGCATTCAACTATTTTTGCTCCATATTTTGTTATTGGAGCAGTACATTCAGGTGTTTCTGCAGTGGTCACTATGATGGCATTAATGAGATGGGGTTGGGGGTGGAATGATTTTATAAGGCCAGAACATTTTGATGCTCTTGCCAGATTGTTAACAGTAGTTGCAACAGCTTGGTTGGGGTTTACTTTCCTTGAATTATTGTTTGCTTTATATGGTTTAGATGCTCCAGAAATAGCTTTGAGAGAAATGCAGATATTTCAATATCCTTGGAATATATTATTCCTTACATTTTTACTAACGGGCTATATATTGCCTGTGCCTATGTGGTTATTCAAGAGAGTAAGAACTAATATTGCTCTTATGTTTTGGAGTTCTATTTTAGTAAATATTGGAATGTGGTTAGAGCGATTTCTAATAATAGTACCTGGGCTTGCAAGAAAAAGTCCTTTTGTATTTACTTGGGAAGCCTATAGTCCTAGTTGGTTTGAATGGTATGTTTTATTTTGGTCATTTTGCTGGGTTACTATGTTAATGTTATTATTTTCAAGGGTTTTTCCATTAGTTCCTTTGTTTGAACAAAAAGAAAGTGAAGTATTTAGCGATTCAATAAAAATTGGTCGTGCAACTGTTCCTACTATTTTTAGAGAGGAAGAGGAAGAAGAAGAGGATTAA
- the ccsA gene encoding cytochrome c biogenesis protein CcsA: protein MNNFGFYIMLLGLVLSIHATLFFFIGEKLNNQNIIKSAKRSFYLIILMVSLSAFALIYSFLSNDFSNIYVANHSSLDMNRALTLVAFYSGNEGSLLYILLVHVLLSGIMYKFAKNIIKEKLNYPCSILSFITLFYLMVLIFFANPFEVSEFIPENGKGINPLLRHPGMYIHPPLLMSGLASISIPFVLCQGSLFDKSGKAPWYSILRIWCLISWAVLGAGLLIGAWWAYTILGWGGYWAWDPIENVGLMPWLVLTALIHSLMVEERRGMFRLWNIILVSLTFILALLGTFINRGGPVVSVHSFAASTLGFLFLSFMIVLTFYSVISIIYNYQNLIKNDNNIESYLSRESSFLLNNILLVLTSLIILWGVIFPVVSILLNGTEISVSSPYFDKTAGPILLLIIILMGIGPILSWRKTTKKAVFLRLLPSFVITIASSVYLFASGIKDFFPLISFLSIIFVLTIIMREWIGGTKSRMGNSYNPLPSFLRMIISNRGRNGGYVVHIAILALAFGVVGTKFYDERLDLNLSINDEIKFDKYLISFNQIEQEFIAENSITKAKFTIFNNQTQEKIGNITAMHSYYPNYNQISVRSGILSSPIEDLYIIPKDFIDDNNMTIRIAINPLAWWIWLSGPILILGTLITLWPTKIKKD, encoded by the coding sequence ATGAATAATTTCGGTTTCTATATTATGCTACTCGGCTTGGTACTTTCAATCCATGCAACATTATTTTTTTTTATAGGCGAAAAATTAAATAATCAAAATATTATCAAGAGTGCCAAGAGGAGTTTCTACTTAATAATATTGATGGTTTCATTAAGTGCATTTGCATTAATTTACTCTTTCTTGAGTAATGATTTTTCTAATATATATGTTGCTAATCATTCAAGTCTAGATATGAATAGAGCTCTCACTTTAGTAGCCTTTTATTCTGGAAATGAAGGGTCACTATTATATATTCTTCTAGTTCATGTTTTACTTAGCGGAATTATGTATAAGTTCGCAAAAAATATTATAAAAGAAAAATTAAATTACCCTTGCTCAATTCTTTCCTTCATTACCTTATTTTATCTAATGGTTTTAATATTTTTTGCGAATCCTTTTGAAGTTTCAGAATTTATTCCTGAAAATGGTAAAGGTATTAACCCTTTGCTACGGCATCCAGGCATGTACATTCATCCTCCTCTTTTAATGTCAGGGCTTGCCTCAATTTCTATACCTTTTGTATTATGTCAAGGATCTTTATTCGATAAATCTGGAAAAGCTCCATGGTATTCGATATTAAGAATATGGTGCTTAATTTCTTGGGCAGTTTTAGGTGCAGGATTATTAATTGGTGCCTGGTGGGCATACACAATTTTAGGATGGGGAGGATATTGGGCATGGGATCCAATAGAAAATGTTGGCTTGATGCCTTGGTTAGTTCTTACTGCCTTAATTCATTCACTCATGGTAGAAGAAAGAAGAGGTATGTTCAGACTTTGGAATATAATTTTAGTTTCGCTTACTTTTATTTTAGCCTTGCTCGGAACATTCATTAATAGAGGTGGTCCCGTGGTATCAGTTCATTCTTTTGCAGCATCAACTTTAGGCTTTTTATTCCTATCTTTTATGATAGTTTTGACTTTTTATAGTGTTATTTCAATTATTTATAATTATCAAAACTTAATCAAAAATGATAATAATATTGAATCCTATTTATCTAGAGAGTCTTCATTTTTATTAAATAATATTTTATTAGTCTTAACTTCATTAATAATTTTGTGGGGAGTAATTTTTCCAGTAGTTTCTATATTACTAAATGGAACAGAAATAAGTGTTTCTTCACCTTACTTTGATAAAACAGCTGGACCAATATTGCTACTAATAATTATTCTTATGGGTATTGGTCCAATTTTATCATGGAGAAAAACTACAAAAAAAGCAGTTTTTTTAAGACTTCTACCGTCTTTTGTAATAACTATTGCATCTAGTGTTTATCTATTTGCATCAGGTATAAAAGATTTTTTCCCTCTAATTTCATTTTTATCTATAATCTTTGTACTAACAATTATTATGCGAGAGTGGATTGGAGGTACAAAATCAAGAATGGGCAATTCATATAATCCACTACCATCTTTTCTTAGAATGATTATTTCAAATAGAGGAAGAAATGGTGGATATGTTGTTCATATAGCTATATTAGCTTTGGCTTTTGGAGTTGTAGGTACAAAGTTTTATGATGAAAGATTAGACCTAAATCTGTCTATAAATGATGAAATTAAATTTGATAAATACTTAATTTCATTTAATCAAATAGAACAGGAATTTATAGCTGAGAACTCTATTACTAAAGCAAAATTTACTATTTTTAATAATCAAACACAAGAAAAAATAGGTAATATTACAGCTATGCACTCTTATTATCCAAATTATAATCAAATAAGTGTCAGATCAGGAATACTAAGTAGTCCTATCGAGGATTTATATATTATTCCAAAGGATTTCATTGATGATAATAATATGACTATAAGAATTGCAATTAATCCATTAGCATGGTGGATTTGGTTATCAGGACCTATACTGATATTAGGTACATTAATAACTCTTTGGCCAACCAAAATTAAAAAGGATTAA
- a CDS encoding cytochrome c-type biogenesis protein CcmH: protein MVSVNQSDEDLYIKLEKEIMCPICDGQTLDQSQSLIAEDMKNSIKEKIGEGYNESEIKNYFVERYGENVLAYPSVSGFNLLAYIVPIIGLVFSILIFSFYIRKQKAR from the coding sequence ATGGTCTCAGTAAATCAATCTGACGAAGACTTATATATAAAGCTAGAAAAAGAAATAATGTGTCCTATATGCGATGGTCAAACTTTAGACCAATCTCAATCATTAATTGCAGAAGATATGAAAAATTCTATCAAAGAAAAGATAGGTGAAGGATATAATGAAAGTGAGATAAAAAATTATTTTGTAGAAAGATATGGAGAAAATGTGCTTGCCTATCCTTCTGTTTCGGGATTCAATTTATTGGCATATATTGTTCCAATAATAGGATTGGTTTTTAGTATTCTAATTTTTTCATTCTATATCCGAAAACAAAAAGCGAGATAA
- a CDS encoding SDR family oxidoreductase, translating into MILKNKTVLITGGTRGLGKELCLEFARNDCNVIFTYSRSISESKKLKIEIEKFGVTAKYFKLNLLSTKNIEDFSEIIIKEKIKFDYLINNAASGVMKNSIDTTEKHWDWTMQVNVKGPWILSRNLYSNINKKGKIINISSPGSTKVLNNYFSIGVSKAALESVTRYLAYDLASRDISVNSISASLLDTDAIKHFPNQEEINKILNRKNPKQRKLLTNDVAKVVIYLCSEAGDMIVGQNILVDGGDTLLLR; encoded by the coding sequence ATGATATTAAAAAATAAAACTGTATTAATTACAGGTGGAACTAGAGGTTTGGGTAAAGAGCTATGCTTAGAATTTGCAAGAAATGATTGTAACGTAATTTTTACTTATTCTAGAAGTATTAGTGAATCAAAAAAACTTAAGATAGAAATTGAAAAATTTGGAGTAACTGCAAAATATTTCAAACTAAATTTGTTGAGTACTAAAAATATTGAAGATTTTTCTGAAATTATAATTAAGGAGAAAATAAAGTTTGATTATTTAATTAATAATGCAGCTTCAGGAGTTATGAAAAACTCTATTGATACTACAGAAAAACACTGGGATTGGACTATGCAAGTCAATGTAAAAGGTCCTTGGATATTATCAAGAAATCTTTATTCTAATATTAATAAAAAAGGTAAAATTATAAATATTAGCTCTCCTGGTTCTACTAAAGTACTAAATAATTATTTTTCTATTGGTGTCTCAAAAGCAGCTCTAGAATCAGTTACAAGATATCTGGCATATGATTTAGCCTCTAGGGATATTAGTGTAAATTCTATTTCTGCCTCTCTTTTAGATACTGATGCAATAAAACATTTCCCTAATCAAGAGGAAATTAATAAAATTCTAAATAGGAAAAATCCTAAACAGAGAAAACTTCTAACAAATGATGTAGCAAAAGTTGTTATATATCTATGCTCGGAAGCAGGTGATATGATTGTAGGGCAAAATATCCTTGTTGACGGAGGAGACACGCTTCTTCTTCGTTAA
- the hisH gene encoding imidazole glycerol phosphate synthase subunit HisH, producing MSDISILDTKSANFHSVKKAVDKFNPNNEITFNEKIISESKGLIIPGVSTTDTVLNNIKELNLERTIRDFYTSGKPILCICVGMQILFEHSAEGVMPGLGILKGSVKNIPQKNEQKNFKVPHMGWNQLEIIKNTDIFEGIANNSNFYFVHSYYCDPKESNIVTGKTTYSIEMCVSLKKNNLYAVQFHPEKSSQDGLKIYENFINIVDRN from the coding sequence ATGTCTGACATATCAATATTAGATACAAAATCTGCAAACTTTCATAGCGTTAAAAAAGCAGTCGATAAATTTAACCCTAATAATGAAATTACTTTTAATGAAAAAATAATCTCTGAAAGTAAAGGATTAATTATTCCAGGAGTTAGTACAACTGATACTGTACTAAATAATATAAAAGAGCTAAATTTAGAAAGGACTATTCGAGATTTTTATACTTCAGGAAAACCTATATTATGTATTTGTGTAGGAATGCAAATTTTATTTGAACATTCCGCTGAAGGAGTAATGCCTGGACTTGGAATACTAAAAGGTTCTGTAAAAAATATTCCTCAAAAAAACGAACAGAAAAACTTTAAGGTTCCTCATATGGGTTGGAATCAATTAGAAATAATCAAAAATACGGATATTTTTGAAGGAATAGCAAATAATTCTAATTTTTATTTCGTTCACTCATATTACTGTGATCCAAAGGAATCTAATATAGTAACAGGTAAAACTACATACTCAATAGAAATGTGTGTATCTTTAAAAAAAAATAACCTTTATGCGGTACAATTTCATCCTGAAAAAAGTTCACAAGATGGTCTAAAAATCTATGAAAATTTTATAAATATTGTAGATCGGAATTAA
- the fabG gene encoding 3-oxoacyl-[acyl-carrier-protein] reductase, whose translation MEELPRIVLITGASRGIGRAIALRLAEQGHKIAINYNSHKEDAEEVLKEINKRGSSGMIVKANVSKLEEVQEMIKQVENSLGPVEILYNNAGIISDSLLMRMKPEDFDKVIDTNLKGTFYCTKLCINNMIKNRWGRVINISSVVGIRGNIGQSNYSASKAGIHSFTKSVAKEVATRNITVNVIAPGYISTATTDVLSDKVKNEVMSWIPMQRFGEPDEIAPIAAFLSREEARYITGEIIRVDGGMAI comes from the coding sequence ATGGAAGAATTACCAAGAATAGTATTAATTACTGGAGCCTCAAGAGGGATAGGAAGAGCTATAGCTCTACGACTTGCAGAACAAGGACATAAAATAGCTATAAATTATAATTCTCATAAAGAAGATGCTGAAGAAGTTTTAAAAGAAATAAATAAAAGAGGCTCTTCGGGGATGATAGTAAAAGCTAATGTTTCAAAACTTGAAGAGGTACAAGAAATGATTAAACAAGTAGAAAATTCTTTAGGACCAGTAGAAATACTATATAATAACGCAGGTATTATTTCAGATTCATTACTAATGAGAATGAAGCCTGAAGATTTTGATAAAGTCATAGATACAAACCTCAAAGGGACTTTTTATTGTACCAAGCTTTGTATAAACAATATGATAAAAAATAGATGGGGAAGAGTCATAAATATTTCTTCTGTTGTAGGTATAAGAGGTAATATTGGTCAGTCAAATTATTCTGCTTCAAAAGCAGGAATTCATTCTTTTACAAAATCAGTTGCTAAAGAAGTGGCAACTAGAAATATAACTGTAAATGTTATAGCACCTGGATATATATCTACTGCTACTACAGATGTACTTTCAGATAAAGTAAAGAATGAAGTGATGTCATGGATTCCCATGCAAAGATTCGGGGAACCTGATGAAATTGCTCCAATAGCAGCTTTTTTGTCTAGAGAAGAAGCTAGATATATAACAGGAGAGATAATTAGAGTCGATGGTGGTATGGCTATATGA
- a CDS encoding DUF3341 domain-containing protein — protein sequence MSKSILGLYVDPNNAADAMDGLKDSGFERGTFDVLTGTPYPEGAFGEYVPQHRLFRFPAFGAIIGFTLSLFLTTATQLAYPLITGGKPILSIFAMLIIMYEMTMLAAVIFSVIGIIFESRLPNINPGVYDARITEGYIGVVITVEDKDLDKARKVLEKTGSEDIKMA from the coding sequence ATGAGTAAGAGTATTCTAGGTTTATATGTAGATCCAAATAATGCAGCTGATGCGATGGATGGGCTTAAGGATTCTGGGTTCGAGAGAGGCACATTTGATGTTCTTACAGGAACACCATATCCTGAAGGTGCATTTGGTGAGTATGTCCCTCAGCATAGATTATTTAGATTCCCAGCTTTTGGTGCAATCATAGGATTTACATTGTCATTATTTCTTACAACAGCAACCCAATTGGCATACCCTCTGATTACAGGTGGAAAGCCAATATTATCGATTTTCGCAATGTTGATTATTATGTATGAAATGACTATGCTTGCAGCAGTAATCTTTAGTGTAATTGGAATTATTTTTGAGTCAAGATTACCTAATATCAATCCTGGAGTCTATGATGCAAGAATAACTGAAGGTTACATAGGTGTTGTAATAACAGTAGAAGATAAAGATTTAGACAAAGCTAGAAAAGTTCTAGAAAAAACAGGTTCAGAAGATATAAAAATGGCATAA